Proteins encoded within one genomic window of Halorussus salilacus:
- a CDS encoding DUF2061 domain-containing protein — MMGVARFLSRSAHQARSRAVVKTLCYRLFMLLITVSVAWFVVGDVSDALNIGLVTNVLKTGTYYVYERLWDHVAWGVASN, encoded by the coding sequence ATGATGGGGGTCGCGCGGTTCCTGTCGCGGTCGGCACACCAGGCCCGGTCCCGAGCAGTCGTCAAGACGCTGTGCTACCGGCTGTTCATGCTGTTGATAACCGTGAGCGTCGCGTGGTTCGTGGTGGGCGACGTGAGCGACGCGCTCAACATCGGTCTCGTCACGAACGTCCTCAAGACGGGGACCTACTACGTCTACGAGCGCCTCTGGGACCACGTCGCGTGGGGCGTCGCCTCGAACTGA
- a CDS encoding aldo/keto reductase: MVENESDTFDIGGELAVRRLGYGAMRLTGEGIIGRPDDEEAARELLRRVVETGVDFLDTADSYGPGVSERLVGETLDPDDAVVATKAGLLRNREGDWIPHGDPDYVRNQALASIDRLRTDSIDLYQFHRPDPDTPFAESVHAFAELKDEGLVDHVGLSNVSVDRLDEARDIVEIATVQNEYNVGNREHEDVLEACEQAGIGFIPYFPIGAGDLGEKADALAAVAEDRDATPRQVALAWLLQHSPVTLPIPGTASIEHLEENVGASAVELSDEEMARLDE, from the coding sequence ATGGTCGAAAACGAGAGCGACACCTTCGACATCGGCGGCGAGCTTGCGGTCCGTCGGCTCGGCTACGGCGCGATGCGGCTCACCGGCGAGGGAATCATCGGCAGGCCCGACGACGAGGAGGCGGCCCGCGAGCTGCTCCGGCGAGTCGTCGAGACGGGCGTCGACTTCCTCGACACCGCCGATTCCTACGGACCGGGCGTCAGCGAGCGACTCGTCGGCGAGACCCTCGACCCCGACGACGCGGTGGTGGCGACGAAGGCCGGACTCCTCCGAAATCGGGAGGGCGACTGGATTCCCCACGGCGACCCCGACTACGTACGGAATCAGGCGCTCGCCAGCATCGACCGCCTCCGGACCGACAGCATCGACCTCTACCAGTTCCATCGCCCCGACCCCGACACGCCGTTCGCCGAGTCGGTCCACGCCTTCGCGGAGTTGAAGGACGAGGGGCTGGTCGACCACGTCGGGCTGAGCAACGTGAGCGTCGACCGGCTCGACGAGGCCCGCGACATCGTCGAGATAGCGACCGTCCAGAACGAGTACAACGTCGGGAATCGCGAGCACGAGGACGTGCTCGAAGCCTGCGAGCAGGCGGGCATCGGGTTCATTCCCTACTTCCCCATCGGCGCGGGCGACCTCGGCGAGAAGGCCGACGCGCTGGCGGCGGTCGCCGAGGACCGGGACGCGACCCCGCGGCAGGTCGCGCTGGCGTGGCTCCTCCAGCACTCGCCGGTCACCCTCCCGATTCCGGGCACCGCCAGTATCGAGCATCTGGAGGAGAACGTCGGCGCGTCGGCGGTCGAACTGTCAGACGAGGAGATGGCGCGACTCGACGAGTGA
- a CDS encoding Hsp20/alpha crystallin family protein → MRRDDRDDPFDDLFREIERMMNEMMGGDFDMQVERGGDATGFGTDTHVDIHEADDEVRVIADLPGVEKSDIDLKCDGEVLTISAASDHREYDERVRLPAQVDEHSATATYNNGILEVAFEKSDESADIDVQ, encoded by the coding sequence ATGCGACGAGACGACCGCGACGACCCCTTCGACGACCTCTTCCGGGAGATCGAGCGGATGATGAACGAGATGATGGGCGGGGACTTCGACATGCAGGTCGAGCGCGGCGGCGACGCGACCGGGTTCGGTACCGACACCCACGTCGACATCCACGAGGCCGACGACGAGGTCCGGGTCATCGCCGACCTCCCGGGCGTCGAGAAGTCCGACATCGACCTCAAGTGCGACGGCGAGGTGCTGACCATCAGCGCCGCGAGCGACCACCGCGAGTACGACGAGCGCGTCCGACTCCCCGCGCAGGTCGACGAGCACTCCGCCACCGCGACCTACAACAACGGCATCCTCGAAGTCGCCTTCGAGAAGTCCGACGAGTCAGCGGATATCGACGTACAGTAG
- a CDS encoding ATP-grasp domain-containing protein, producing the protein MLDLAVAYREETFERMRDPLEERGIRARHVPTEGRAIALADPPWDAEGFDAGFVYPSRAMEGGVLDAALGVPWVNDREDVLTSRNKAGVVARLERAGIPVPETVLVSNPADESDLLAAFDRFDTPVVVKPNSTTRGVGVAKVGDADSFLGVTDYLDLVHDYRATGDKSFLVQEYVADATDYRAMVVDGECVGGVERRLPDAERESGRWKHNVHRGAEATGVDLPADLRDLAERTAGALGIDFLGVDILVSGDRAVVNETNARPTIDAETKYDAGFYDRLAGLIRETAGE; encoded by the coding sequence ATGCTGGACCTCGCGGTCGCCTACCGAGAGGAGACGTTCGAGCGCATGCGCGACCCCCTCGAAGAGCGCGGGATTCGAGCGCGCCACGTCCCCACCGAGGGGCGGGCAATCGCGCTCGCCGACCCGCCGTGGGACGCCGAGGGGTTCGACGCGGGATTCGTCTACCCCTCGCGGGCGATGGAGGGCGGCGTCCTCGACGCCGCCCTCGGCGTGCCGTGGGTCAACGACCGCGAGGACGTGCTCACGTCGCGGAACAAGGCCGGAGTCGTCGCCCGCCTTGAACGCGCCGGGATTCCGGTCCCCGAGACCGTCCTCGTGTCGAACCCCGCCGACGAGTCCGACCTGCTCGCGGCGTTCGACCGGTTCGACACGCCGGTCGTGGTCAAGCCAAACTCCACCACGCGAGGGGTCGGCGTGGCGAAGGTGGGCGACGCCGACTCGTTTCTGGGCGTGACCGACTACCTCGACCTCGTCCACGACTACCGTGCCACCGGCGACAAGTCGTTCCTCGTCCAGGAGTACGTCGCCGACGCGACCGACTACCGCGCGATGGTCGTCGACGGCGAGTGCGTCGGCGGGGTCGAGCGCAGACTGCCTGACGCCGAGCGCGAGTCGGGGCGCTGGAAGCACAACGTCCACCGCGGTGCCGAGGCGACCGGCGTCGACCTGCCCGCCGACCTCCGAGACCTCGCCGAGCGCACCGCGGGTGCGCTCGGCATCGACTTCCTCGGCGTGGATATCCTGGTCTCGGGCGACCGCGCGGTGGTCAACGAGACCAACGCCCGCCCGACCATCGACGCCGAGACCAAGTACGACGCGGGGTTCTACGACAGGCTGGCGGGGCTGATTCGCGAGACCGCCGGGGAGTGA
- a CDS encoding type II glyceraldehyde-3-phosphate dehydrogenase produces the protein MLRVGINGYGTIGKRVADAVRAQPDMEVVGVAKTRPNFEAEQAVAKGFPLYAAVEDRVELFDDAGIELAGMVEELVEDSDVVVDACPSGIGEQNSAMYEEYDTPALYQGGESADFVDTSFNARANYSDASDADHVRVVSCNTTGLSRLVAPLREEYGVEKVRATLVRRGGDPAQTGRGPINDILPNPVSLPSHHGPDVNTIFPDLAIDTLGLKVPATLMHMHSVNVTLESEPDAEEVRDLLEDESRLFVIPEHFDIDGAGKLKEYAQDVGRPRGDIWENCVWGESVTMEGEDLYLFQAIHQESDVVPENVDAIRAVTNTADAEESIEATNEALGMGI, from the coding sequence ATGCTACGGGTCGGTATCAACGGGTACGGTACTATCGGCAAGCGCGTCGCCGACGCGGTCCGGGCGCAGCCGGACATGGAGGTCGTCGGCGTCGCCAAGACGCGTCCCAACTTCGAGGCCGAGCAGGCCGTGGCGAAGGGCTTTCCGCTCTACGCCGCGGTCGAGGACCGCGTCGAACTGTTCGACGACGCGGGCATCGAACTCGCGGGGATGGTCGAGGAACTGGTCGAGGACAGCGACGTGGTGGTCGACGCCTGTCCCTCCGGCATCGGCGAGCAGAACTCGGCGATGTACGAGGAGTACGACACGCCCGCGCTGTACCAGGGCGGCGAGTCGGCCGACTTCGTGGACACCAGCTTCAACGCCCGCGCGAACTACTCCGACGCCAGCGACGCCGACCACGTCCGCGTGGTGTCGTGCAACACGACCGGGCTCTCGCGGCTGGTCGCGCCCCTCCGCGAGGAGTACGGCGTCGAGAAGGTCCGGGCCACGCTGGTCCGGCGCGGCGGCGACCCCGCCCAGACCGGTCGCGGTCCCATCAACGACATCCTGCCGAACCCGGTCAGCCTCCCCTCCCACCACGGCCCCGACGTGAACACCATCTTCCCCGACCTCGCAATCGACACGCTCGGGCTGAAGGTGCCCGCGACGCTGATGCACATGCACAGCGTCAACGTCACCCTCGAATCCGAACCCGACGCCGAGGAGGTCCGGGACCTGCTGGAGGACGAGTCGCGGCTGTTCGTCATCCCCGAACACTTCGACATCGACGGCGCGGGCAAGCTGAAGGAGTACGCTCAGGACGTGGGTCGCCCGCGCGGGGACATCTGGGAGAACTGCGTGTGGGGCGAGTCGGTGACGATGGAGGGCGAGGACCTCTACCTCTTCCAGGCCATCCACCAAGAGAGCGACGTGGTGCCCGAGAACGTCGACGCCATCCGCGCGGTCACGAACACCGCCGACGCCGAGGAGAGCATCGAGGCGACCAACGAAGCGCTCGGGATGGGCATCTGA
- a CDS encoding DUF2892 domain-containing protein — protein MDPNEGTDDPDRLARILLATALAVVAAVWLRSGKRVRGALAGVGALAVGYGLATESGDLMETIDIEGSEERAGLSEEDGGLRCAACGEPIVPGQRRGPNENHEIVHEDCE, from the coding sequence ATGGACCCGAACGAGGGCACCGACGACCCAGACCGGCTCGCTCGAATACTCCTCGCGACCGCGCTGGCGGTGGTCGCCGCGGTCTGGCTCCGAAGCGGAAAGCGAGTTCGCGGGGCGCTGGCCGGAGTCGGCGCGCTCGCGGTCGGATACGGACTCGCGACCGAATCGGGCGACCTGATGGAGACCATCGACATCGAGGGAAGCGAGGAGCGAGCGGGTCTGAGTGAGGAGGACGGCGGTCTGCGGTGTGCGGCCTGCGGTGAGCCCATCGTCCCCGGACAGCGACGCGGGCCGAACGAGAACCACGAGATCGTCCACGAGGACTGCGAGTAA
- a CDS encoding MATE family efflux transporter, translated as MARFPNPVRLLILSIGLALARVGLVDPKHVRRTTDLAWPRIVTGLARMSKNAVDVAMVGIAVGPVAIAGVGFAAPYWGVAFSLGGGLAGGTIALVSQRYGAEAFDELGRAVRSSVALVVAVTIPVSVAFWALPAELISVMTDDARAIELGATYLRILALGVPFAGLNLIGSRVYIGADDAWTPMLVRAGGALSNIVLSAAFIFGLGLGVAGAAWGTVLANVLVTAAFAVGLVAGRLPGAGALPVTVDPLGSYVHLDTMRDLVRIGLPVVGRNTVWTVAKFPMLAIVGLFGPSVVAAYVIARRIWGLMNTPGWGFGLASSSLVGQALGDGDEPGAESYARDVVAFSVATYAVAAVVVAVFAEPIVHSFVDDPTDPSVPVAIALVYAACLAVVPQGVKSAAAGPLDASGDTRWPFYSQVLGMFGFAIPVAYLGATTPLGLVGLYLSFMAETVVPAAVNYYRFSTGKWKAISREFRPETPVADD; from the coding sequence GTGGCTCGCTTCCCGAACCCGGTCCGACTGCTCATCCTCTCCATCGGCCTCGCGCTCGCGCGCGTCGGCCTCGTGGACCCCAAGCACGTCCGCCGGACGACGGACCTGGCGTGGCCGCGAATCGTCACCGGACTGGCGCGGATGTCGAAGAACGCGGTCGACGTGGCGATGGTCGGCATCGCGGTCGGGCCGGTCGCCATCGCGGGGGTCGGCTTCGCCGCGCCGTACTGGGGCGTCGCGTTCTCGCTCGGGGGCGGTCTCGCTGGCGGCACCATCGCGCTGGTCTCCCAGCGCTACGGCGCGGAGGCGTTCGACGAACTCGGGCGCGCGGTCCGGTCGAGCGTGGCACTCGTGGTCGCGGTGACGATCCCGGTCTCGGTCGCCTTCTGGGCGCTCCCCGCCGAACTCATCTCGGTGATGACCGACGACGCGCGCGCAATCGAACTCGGCGCGACTTACCTCCGAATCCTCGCGCTCGGTGTGCCCTTCGCTGGCCTCAACCTCATCGGGAGTCGGGTCTACATCGGGGCCGACGACGCGTGGACTCCGATGCTGGTCCGGGCGGGCGGCGCGCTCTCGAACATCGTGCTGAGCGCCGCGTTCATCTTCGGGTTGGGTCTCGGCGTCGCGGGCGCGGCGTGGGGCACGGTGCTCGCGAACGTCCTCGTGACCGCGGCGTTCGCGGTCGGACTGGTCGCGGGTCGGCTCCCCGGCGCGGGGGCGCTGCCCGTCACGGTCGACCCGCTCGGCTCGTACGTCCACCTCGACACCATGCGCGACCTCGTCCGAATCGGCCTCCCGGTCGTGGGTCGCAACACAGTGTGGACCGTCGCGAAGTTCCCGATGCTCGCCATCGTCGGCCTGTTCGGCCCGAGCGTGGTCGCCGCCTACGTCATCGCCCGGCGCATCTGGGGGCTGATGAACACGCCCGGGTGGGGCTTCGGACTGGCCTCCAGTAGTCTGGTCGGACAGGCGCTGGGCGACGGCGACGAGCCCGGCGCGGAGTCGTACGCCCGCGACGTGGTGGCCTTCTCGGTCGCGACGTACGCGGTCGCGGCGGTCGTCGTCGCCGTGTTCGCCGAACCCATCGTCCACTCGTTCGTCGACGACCCCACCGACCCCTCGGTCCCGGTCGCGATTGCGCTGGTCTACGCGGCGTGTCTCGCCGTCGTCCCGCAGGGCGTCAAGAGCGCGGCCGCGGGGCCGCTCGACGCCAGCGGCGACACCCGATGGCCCTTCTACAGCCAAGTGCTCGGGATGTTCGGGTTCGCGATACCCGTGGCGTACCTCGGGGCCACCACTCCGCTCGGACTCGTGGGGCTGTACCTGTCGTTCATGGCCGAGACCGTGGTTCCGGCGGCCGTCAACTACTACCGGTTCTCGACCGGCAAGTGGAAGGCCATCAGCAGGGAGTTCCGACCCGAGACCCCCGTCGCCGACGACTGA
- a CDS encoding 50S ribosomal protein L16, whose amino-acid sequence MSDKPASMYREISKPPYTRREYITGIPGSKIAQHKMGNIESDEDDYPVQISLLTEEEVQLRHGALEASRLSANRYLLKELGQDNYKMILRKFPHHVIRENKQATGAGADRVSDGMRQAFGKVVGTAARIPRNDRIFTAWCQPEDAPVVKDALRRAYNKISPPCRIKVERGEELLVA is encoded by the coding sequence ATGTCGGACAAACCCGCCTCGATGTACCGGGAGATCAGCAAGCCGCCGTACACCCGACGCGAGTACATCACCGGCATCCCCGGTTCGAAGATCGCACAGCACAAGATGGGCAACATCGAAAGCGACGAGGACGACTACCCCGTCCAGATCAGCCTCCTCACCGAGGAAGAGGTCCAGCTCCGCCACGGCGCGCTGGAGGCCTCCCGCCTGTCGGCCAACCGCTACCTGCTGAAGGAACTCGGTCAGGACAACTACAAGATGATCCTCCGGAAGTTCCCCCACCACGTCATCCGGGAGAACAAGCAGGCGACCGGCGCGGGTGCAGACCGTGTCTCCGACGGGATGCGTCAGGCGTTCGGGAAGGTCGTCGGTACCGCCGCCCGGATTCCGCGCAACGACCGCATCTTCACCGCGTGGTGCCAGCCCGAGGACGCCCCGGTCGTGAAGGACGCGCTCCGCCGCGCGTACAACAAGATCTCCCCGCCGTGTCGCATCAAGGTCGAGCGCGGCGAGGAACTGCTGGTCGCGTAG
- a CDS encoding cold-shock protein, with product MATGTVDFFNDTGGYGFIDTEDADEDVFFHMEDVGGPDLEEGQEIEFDIEQADKGPRATNVERL from the coding sequence ATGGCAACAGGTACGGTTGATTTCTTCAACGATACTGGCGGTTACGGTTTCATCGACACTGAGGACGCGGACGAGGACGTTTTCTTCCACATGGAGGACGTTGGCGGACCCGACCTCGAAGAGGGACAGGAGATCGAATTCGACATCGAGCAGGCCGACAAGGGCCCGCGCGCGACCAACGTCGAGCGACTGTAA
- a CDS encoding hydantoinase/oxoprolinase family protein, with the protein MDARVGVDIGGTFTDVVTVRDGEIRANKTASTPDAPEDGVVDGLQRAANRADLPLSDVDFLGHGTTVATNAVLEREWAETALVTTEGFRDALEIGRQARPDIYDFRAEKPEPVVPRDRRYEVSERLDERGRVETPLDEDAVGELAGTLADAGVESVAVALLFSFEDATHERRVAELLDAEGLDAAVSLSSDVLPEIREYERTLATALNAALKPVMRGYLDALDAEVADLGVPAGLKIMGSNGGIITADAAGERPVDTLLSGPAAGVQGAAHVAGLVGMDDAVTMDMGGTSCDVSLVRGGDPVTSTEVEVGDYPVGVPTIDVHTIGAGGGSVAWVDAGDALRVGPRSAGADPGPVCYGRGGTEPTVTDAHLLLGRLNPENFLSDDLDVEVSAVREAVERSVADPLGTSVEEAAQGILDVANASMERALRVVSVERGHDPREFGLVAFGGAGPLHAPTLAAELDVPRVLIPRTAGVLSALGLLVSDVAYDYSTSRVRPWAGVSPADLREEFAEFEAEGRERLADEGFAEAAVFERAVDLRYRGQSFELTVPVETERLDADAMDDVAARFHEAHERRYGHASPDEPLELVTIRLRARGPVEPPTLEPSARASSVDDALADERTVVYDGDPRETRVYDRSLLPAEAEFDGPAIVEGEESTIVVHPGQRGRVDEYGNVLVET; encoded by the coding sequence ATGGACGCCAGAGTAGGGGTCGACATCGGAGGCACGTTCACCGACGTGGTGACGGTCCGGGACGGCGAAATCCGCGCGAACAAGACGGCGTCGACGCCCGACGCGCCCGAGGACGGCGTGGTCGACGGCCTGCAGCGGGCCGCGAATCGCGCCGACCTCCCGCTTTCGGACGTGGACTTCCTCGGTCACGGTACCACGGTCGCGACCAACGCGGTCCTCGAACGCGAGTGGGCCGAGACCGCGCTGGTGACCACCGAGGGGTTCCGCGACGCGCTCGAAATCGGGCGTCAGGCCCGCCCCGACATCTACGACTTCCGGGCCGAGAAGCCCGAACCGGTCGTCCCCCGCGACCGACGATACGAGGTGTCCGAGCGACTCGACGAGCGCGGGCGAGTCGAGACCCCCCTCGACGAGGACGCGGTCGGCGAACTCGCGGGGACGCTCGCCGACGCGGGCGTCGAGAGCGTCGCGGTCGCGTTGCTGTTCTCGTTCGAGGACGCGACCCACGAGCGACGCGTCGCCGAACTCCTCGACGCCGAGGGCCTCGACGCCGCCGTCTCGCTGTCGAGCGACGTTCTCCCCGAGATTCGGGAGTACGAGCGCACCCTCGCCACCGCGCTCAACGCCGCGCTCAAGCCGGTGATGCGGGGGTACCTCGACGCGCTCGACGCCGAGGTCGCCGACCTCGGCGTCCCCGCCGGACTCAAGATCATGGGGTCGAACGGCGGCATCATCACCGCCGACGCCGCGGGCGAGCGCCCGGTCGACACCCTGCTGTCGGGGCCCGCGGCGGGCGTGCAGGGGGCCGCCCACGTCGCGGGACTCGTCGGGATGGACGACGCGGTCACGATGGACATGGGCGGCACCTCCTGCGACGTGTCGCTCGTCCGGGGCGGCGACCCCGTCACCTCCACCGAAGTCGAGGTCGGCGACTACCCCGTCGGCGTGCCGACGATAGACGTCCACACCATCGGCGCGGGCGGGGGGTCCGTCGCGTGGGTCGACGCGGGCGACGCCCTCCGGGTCGGCCCGCGGTCGGCCGGGGCCGACCCCGGTCCGGTCTGCTACGGCCGGGGCGGCACCGAGCCCACCGTGACCGACGCCCACCTCCTGCTCGGCCGCCTCAACCCCGAGAACTTCCTGTCGGACGACCTCGACGTGGAGGTCTCGGCGGTTCGCGAGGCCGTGGAGCGGTCGGTCGCCGACCCCCTCGGCACCTCGGTCGAGGAGGCCGCGCAGGGAATCCTCGACGTCGCGAACGCCAGCATGGAGCGCGCGCTCCGGGTCGTGTCGGTCGAGCGCGGCCACGACCCCCGCGAGTTCGGCCTCGTGGCGTTCGGCGGCGCGGGGCCGCTCCACGCGCCGACGCTCGCGGCCGAACTCGACGTGCCCCGGGTCCTGATTCCCCGGACCGCGGGCGTGCTCTCGGCGCTCGGCCTGCTGGTCAGCGACGTGGCCTACGACTACAGCACCTCTCGCGTGCGCCCGTGGGCGGGGGTCTCGCCCGCCGACCTCCGCGAGGAGTTCGCGGAGTTCGAGGCCGAGGGTCGCGAGCGCCTCGCCGACGAGGGGTTCGCGGAGGCCGCCGTCTTCGAGCGCGCGGTCGACCTCCGGTACCGCGGCCAGTCGTTCGAACTCACGGTGCCGGTCGAGACCGAGCGCCTCGACGCCGACGCGATGGACGACGTGGCGGCCCGGTTCCACGAGGCCCACGAACGGCGGTACGGCCACGCCTCGCCCGACGAACCGCTGGAGCTCGTGACGATTCGGCTCCGCGCCCGGGGACCCGTCGAACCGCCGACCCTCGAACCCTCTGCTCGGGCGTCGTCGGTCGACGACGCCCTCGCCGACGAGCGGACCGTGGTCTACGACGGCGACCCCCGCGAGACCCGGGTGTACGACCGGAGCCTGCTTCCCGCGGAGGCCGAGTTCGACGGTCCCGCGATAGTGGAGGGCGAGGAGAGCACCATCGTCGTCCATCCGGGCCAGCGCGGCCGGGTGGACGAGTACGGCAACGTTCTGGTGGAAACATGA
- a CDS encoding tyrosine-type recombinase/integrase produces MTKDQLEPISPAEAKKMYLNAREREVSQSTLDGYHYRLKHFIRWCEDVEGIENMNTLSGRDLQRFKTWRRDDGDLKPISLEGQLDALRLFIRWCGSIDAVETDLHEKFDALMPTLDKTDEQSESILDSDQAEALLEYQRKFEYASRPHVIIEILWHTGIRLGALHALDVDDYDEEAERLAIRHRPKKGTPLKNGKEGERIVALNAEVCRSIEDWRDNHRHDVEDDYGREPLLTSRNGRMNRSSIRDAVYRVTRPCYYGADCPKGRNPDDCEAGSYPGYSKCPVNVSPHDIRRGSITYFLTEDVPEKVVSDRMNVGQDVLDKHYDKRDEEVKVEQRRGYLSNI; encoded by the coding sequence ATGACGAAGGACCAACTCGAACCCATCTCGCCTGCTGAGGCGAAGAAGATGTACCTCAATGCGCGCGAGCGCGAAGTATCGCAATCAACCCTCGACGGCTACCACTACCGACTCAAACACTTCATCCGATGGTGCGAGGACGTCGAGGGGATCGAGAACATGAATACCCTCTCCGGTCGGGACTTGCAGAGATTCAAAACGTGGCGTCGAGACGATGGAGACTTGAAACCCATCTCGCTTGAGGGACAACTCGACGCACTCCGACTTTTCATCCGATGGTGTGGCTCTATCGATGCCGTCGAGACAGACCTTCACGAGAAGTTCGACGCTCTGATGCCGACACTCGACAAGACAGACGAGCAGAGCGAATCCATCCTCGATTCCGACCAAGCGGAGGCTCTACTCGAATACCAGCGGAAGTTCGAGTACGCGTCTCGTCCCCACGTCATCATCGAAATCCTGTGGCACACCGGGATTCGGCTCGGGGCACTTCACGCACTGGACGTAGACGACTACGACGAAGAGGCTGAGCGGCTTGCAATCCGCCATCGACCGAAGAAAGGGACACCACTCAAGAACGGGAAAGAAGGCGAGCGTATTGTCGCTCTGAACGCCGAGGTTTGCCGCTCAATCGAAGACTGGAGGGATAATCATCGCCATGACGTGGAGGATGATTACGGCCGAGAGCCGCTTCTCACGAGCAGGAATGGGCGGATGAATCGGTCGAGCATTCGGGACGCGGTCTACAGGGTCACTCGACCTTGCTATTATGGGGCTGATTGTCCCAAGGGACGGAATCCAGACGACTGTGAGGCGGGGTCTTATCCCGGATACAGCAAGTGTCCCGTCAACGTCTCGCCTCACGACATCCGTCGAGGCTCAATCACCTACTTTCTGACCGAAGACGTGCCCGAGAAGGTCGTTTCTGACCGGATGAACGTCGGACAGGACGTTCTGGACAAGCACTACGACAAGCGAGACGAGGAGGTGAAGGTGGAACAACGGCGGGGCTATCTCAGCAATATCTAA